One stretch of Schlesneria sp. DSM 10557 DNA includes these proteins:
- the rpsL gene encoding 30S ribosomal protein S12, translated as MPTINQLIRKPRKPQPVRTKSPVLEGCPQKRGVCMLVKTVTPKKPNSALRKVARVRLSNGKEVTAYIPGEGHNLQEHSIVLVRGGRVRDLPGVRYKIIRGVLDTLGVAKRMQARSRYGAKRPK; from the coding sequence ATGCCGACGATCAATCAACTGATTCGGAAACCGCGCAAGCCTCAGCCCGTTCGCACCAAGAGCCCGGTGCTGGAAGGCTGTCCGCAGAAACGCGGCGTCTGTATGTTGGTCAAAACGGTAACACCGAAGAAGCCAAACTCAGCCCTTCGAAAGGTCGCCCGTGTGCGACTCTCGAACGGTAAAGAAGTGACCGCTTACATTCCCGGTGAAGGCCATAACCTGCAAGAGCACTCGATCGTGCTGGTTCGTGGTGGTCGTGTTCGCGACTTGCCAGGGGTTCGTTACAAGATTATCCGCGGTGTTCTGGATACCCTCGGCGTTGCCAAGCGTATGCAGGCTCGAAGCCGCTACGGTGCCAAGCGACCCAAGTAA
- the fusA gene encoding elongation factor G — MSGLISKIRNIGIIAHIDAGKTTTTERILFYAGATHRMGDVDDGTTVTDFDPEEAARGITIYSAAISCQWQGHVINIIDTPGHVDFTAEVERSLRVLDGGVVVFSAVEGVEAQSETVWRQADHYRVPRMCFINKMDRIGAGFERVFEQIQTRLHASPVALQLPIGEGPVERQGGFCGVIDLIEMKALYFGREDQGREVRVEPIPEAELERAQEWRTKLIDSIALLDDEAFAIFDETGDLPVEQVIRVLRKGVVSCQLQPVLCGASKDYVGVQPILDGVVRYLPSPEDVPPVVGKNPNPKKANEEVRKPLDSEPFCGLVFKIHIDEHTELCFIRIYSGVLKSRSRVLNARTNGKELISQLWRIQADSREKLEEAGAGDIVGLVGPRDSVTGDTLCDPLHPILLESIEFPESVISMAIEPESSADRKKLEEVLSLMAKQDPTFSRNPSEETGQTIISGMGELHLEIISKRIERDFKLKIRTHRPRVTYRESVSKAADSEVRVERQGPSGPQFAFVRIRVEPTNKSLPVAVVNRLKPGDLPEELQATLVRALQEQLAGSGAVGYPLHDLQVTILGAQYREGETTEAALQYAAALVFRQALEKAGTILLEPVMKLEVVTPEGFVGNVSADLNSRRAIIVNTEVRGNLVVIDAEAPLATMFGYSNDVRSLSQGRASYSMEPLKFSEAPAKVLKEMLG; from the coding sequence ATGAGTGGTTTGATCAGCAAGATTCGAAACATTGGGATCATCGCACACATCGATGCCGGCAAGACAACGACGACTGAGCGGATTCTGTTTTACGCTGGTGCGACGCATCGGATGGGGGACGTTGACGACGGAACGACCGTCACGGATTTCGATCCGGAAGAGGCTGCTCGCGGGATTACGATCTACTCGGCGGCAATCTCCTGTCAGTGGCAGGGGCACGTGATCAACATTATCGATACGCCAGGTCACGTCGATTTCACGGCCGAGGTGGAGCGTAGTCTGCGCGTACTGGATGGCGGCGTTGTTGTCTTCAGTGCCGTGGAAGGGGTGGAAGCGCAGAGTGAGACGGTCTGGCGGCAGGCTGATCATTACCGTGTTCCCCGGATGTGTTTCATTAACAAAATGGATCGTATCGGTGCCGGTTTTGAGCGTGTTTTCGAGCAGATTCAAACTCGGCTGCATGCAAGTCCAGTGGCGCTGCAGTTGCCGATTGGTGAGGGGCCTGTCGAGCGGCAAGGTGGATTTTGTGGTGTGATTGACCTGATCGAGATGAAGGCGCTGTACTTTGGTCGTGAAGATCAGGGTCGCGAAGTCAGGGTGGAGCCCATTCCAGAGGCAGAGCTTGAGCGGGCTCAGGAGTGGCGTACGAAGCTCATTGATTCCATCGCGCTGCTGGATGATGAGGCGTTCGCGATCTTCGACGAAACAGGCGATCTTCCCGTCGAGCAGGTGATTCGCGTGCTTCGAAAGGGTGTCGTCTCCTGCCAGTTGCAGCCCGTGCTGTGCGGGGCTTCAAAGGATTACGTGGGGGTGCAGCCGATTCTCGACGGCGTGGTGCGGTATCTGCCGAGTCCGGAGGATGTGCCTCCTGTTGTGGGTAAGAATCCTAATCCGAAGAAGGCAAATGAAGAGGTTCGCAAGCCTCTTGATAGCGAGCCGTTTTGCGGTCTGGTCTTCAAGATTCATATCGATGAGCACACTGAGTTGTGTTTTATCCGCATCTATTCAGGTGTTTTGAAGAGTCGTTCCCGGGTATTGAATGCACGCACGAATGGCAAGGAGCTGATCAGTCAGCTTTGGCGTATTCAGGCGGACTCGCGTGAGAAGTTGGAGGAGGCCGGCGCGGGGGATATTGTGGGGCTTGTCGGGCCACGCGACTCAGTGACCGGGGATACGCTGTGTGATCCTCTCCATCCCATTCTGCTTGAATCGATCGAATTTCCGGAATCGGTGATTTCCATGGCGATTGAGCCAGAGAGTAGTGCCGATAGAAAGAAGCTCGAGGAAGTTTTGTCGCTGATGGCCAAGCAGGATCCGACGTTTTCTCGGAATCCGAGTGAGGAAACCGGGCAGACGATTATCAGCGGGATGGGTGAACTGCATCTGGAGATCATCAGTAAGCGGATTGAGCGGGATTTTAAGCTGAAGATTCGGACTCACCGGCCCAGGGTGACCTACCGTGAGAGCGTTTCCAAGGCTGCGGATTCAGAGGTTCGGGTTGAGCGGCAAGGTCCTTCCGGGCCGCAGTTTGCCTTCGTTCGAATTCGAGTTGAGCCGACGAATAAATCGTTGCCGGTGGCTGTGGTGAATCGATTGAAGCCAGGTGATCTGCCCGAGGAGTTGCAGGCGACGCTTGTTCGGGCGCTGCAGGAGCAGTTGGCGGGAAGTGGTGCGGTGGGGTATCCGTTGCATGATCTTCAGGTGACGATTCTCGGGGCTCAGTATCGAGAAGGGGAGACGACGGAGGCTGCTCTTCAGTACGCGGCGGCCCTGGTGTTCCGGCAAGCGCTCGAGAAGGCGGGAACGATCCTGCTGGAGCCAGTAATGAAGCTGGAAGTGGTGACGCCGGAAGGGTTTGTGGGCAATGTTTCGGCGGATCTGAATTCCCGGCGGGCGATCATCGTCAATACGGAAGTGCGCGGGAACCTGGTTGTGATTGATGCAGAGGCGCCGCTGGCAACCATGTTCGGGTATTCGAATGATGTTCGGAGCCTCTCGCAGGGTCGAGCCTCCTATTCGATGGAGCCTTTGAAGTTCAGTGAAGCTCCGGCAAAGGTCTTGAAAGAAATGTTAGGATGA
- the rpsS gene encoding 30S ribosomal protein S19, producing MSRSLKKGPYIDAGLIAKIEKLDSNRKKEPIKTWARRSTISPEFVGHTFLVHNGRTHVSVYVTEEMVGHKLGEFSQTRLFRGHGNKGNK from the coding sequence ATGTCTCGATCGTTAAAGAAGGGTCCGTATATCGATGCTGGCTTGATTGCCAAGATCGAGAAGCTTGACTCGAACCGAAAGAAAGAGCCGATCAAGACTTGGGCTCGTCGATCAACGATCTCGCCCGAGTTTGTTGGCCATACGTTCCTTGTGCATAACGGCCGTACGCACGTCAGTGTGTACGTGACGGAAGAAATGGTCGGGCACAAGCTCGGCGAGTTCTCGCAGACCCGCTTGTTCCGCGGGCACGGGAACAAGGGTAATAAGTAA
- the rpsG gene encoding 30S ribosomal protein S7 has product MADKFTCSRSHLKPDPRYGSKLASKFINCLMYDGKKSVAQRAFYSAMDLISEKIPDKEPIEIFTVAVENCRPSLEVKSKRVGGANYQVPTPVNSKRQQTLAIRWILEVCRDKKGRPMDRRLADELMAAYRREGAAITKRENVHRMADANKAFAHFAW; this is encoded by the coding sequence ATGGCCGACAAATTTACTTGCAGTCGATCGCACCTCAAGCCAGATCCTCGGTATGGTTCGAAGCTCGCGTCGAAGTTTATTAACTGTCTGATGTATGATGGTAAGAAGAGCGTCGCTCAGCGCGCTTTCTATTCGGCAATGGATCTGATTTCTGAGAAGATCCCCGACAAAGAGCCGATCGAGATCTTTACTGTCGCAGTCGAGAACTGCCGCCCATCGCTGGAAGTGAAGTCGAAGCGTGTTGGTGGTGCGAACTATCAAGTGCCAACTCCGGTGAACTCCAAGCGTCAGCAGACCCTTGCGATTCGCTGGATCCTGGAAGTTTGTCGTGACAAGAAGGGGCGCCCCATGGATCGCCGTCTTGCTGACGAACTGATGGCTGCCTATCGCCGTGAAGGTGCCGCGATCACCAAGCGTGAGAACGTTCATCGTATGGCAGACGCCAATAAGGCATTCGCACACTTCGCATGGTAG
- the rplB gene encoding 50S ribosomal protein L2 yields MGMRFYKPTSAGRRGGMVSDFKEITDRKKKPEKSLLEPFKKKGGRNFQGKITSRHRGGGHKRMYRLIDFRREKDGVNGLVTHIEYDPNRTSRIALVQYADGEKRYIIAPEGLVAGMTITNGPDSEPKVGNTLPLSKIPTGTTIHNIEMQPGKGAQLCRSAGTSAVINATEAGWAQITLPSGEVRRVPASCRATIGRVGYSEHSSRVLAKAGRVRWMGVRPYVRGSAMNPVAHPMGGGEGRRSGGRHPVSPTGKLAKGGRTRNPRKPTRNAIVRRRKSVRYGQLKL; encoded by the coding sequence ATGGGAATGCGATTTTATAAGCCGACCAGTGCAGGGCGCCGCGGCGGCATGGTCAGTGATTTCAAAGAAATCACCGATCGTAAGAAGAAGCCAGAAAAGTCGTTGCTTGAGCCATTCAAGAAGAAGGGTGGCCGCAACTTCCAGGGGAAGATCACGTCACGGCATCGTGGTGGTGGTCACAAGCGGATGTACCGTTTGATTGACTTCCGACGCGAGAAAGATGGCGTCAACGGTCTTGTCACTCACATCGAGTATGATCCAAACCGAACGTCGCGCATTGCACTCGTGCAGTATGCCGACGGCGAGAAGCGATACATCATCGCTCCCGAAGGTCTGGTTGCCGGTATGACCATCACCAATGGTCCCGACAGCGAGCCAAAGGTTGGTAATACGCTGCCATTGTCGAAGATTCCGACCGGGACAACGATTCACAATATCGAGATGCAGCCAGGCAAGGGCGCTCAGCTTTGCCGAAGTGCCGGTACCTCGGCTGTGATCAACGCGACGGAAGCCGGATGGGCGCAGATCACGTTGCCATCAGGTGAAGTGCGTCGTGTTCCTGCGTCATGTCGGGCGACGATTGGTCGCGTAGGTTATTCAGAACACTCCAGTCGTGTGCTCGCAAAGGCGGGTCGCGTTCGCTGGATGGGCGTTCGTCCTTACGTCCGCGGTTCTGCGATGAACCCGGTTGCCCACCCGATGGGTGGTGGTGAAGGTCGTCGTTCAGGCGGACGGCATCCGGTCAGTCCGACGGGTAAGCTGGCGAAGGGTGGTCGTACCAGAAATCCGCGGAAGCCAACACGCAACGCTATCGTGCGTCGGCGTAAGTCTGTCCGCTATGGCCAGTTGAAGCTCTGA
- the rplV gene encoding 50S ribosomal protein L22 gives MAYVAKLQYARIAPTKVHHLLTLVRGKTVDAGLDALRFMPHRSARMIEKLIKSARANAEDRGERNVGSLYVSTATAGSGPTLKRIQPHARGIGFMIKKRFTHITIGLEARNS, from the coding sequence ATGGCTTACGTTGCAAAACTACAATACGCTCGAATTGCTCCGACGAAGGTTCATCACTTGTTGACCCTCGTGCGAGGAAAGACAGTGGACGCAGGTTTGGACGCGCTGCGGTTCATGCCGCATCGGAGTGCGCGGATGATCGAGAAGTTGATCAAGAGCGCACGGGCGAATGCTGAAGACCGTGGTGAGCGTAACGTCGGGTCGCTTTACGTCTCGACGGCGACCGCAGGATCGGGTCCCACGCTGAAGCGTATCCAGCCTCATGCTCGCGGGATCGGCTTCATGATTAAGAAGCGGTTTACGCATATCACTATTGGTCTGGAAGCACGGAACAGCTGA
- the rplD gene encoding 50S ribosomal protein L4 — protein MHTLPVYSQAGEPTGENFSLDLAKIAEGVNKVLLHEAVVMYQANLRVGTAKTKSRAEVSGSGKKMYKQKGTGNARMGNKRTPVRRGGGHCFAKRPKDWGYRLPAKALRLATRMAILSKFVDDQVTLLDGIQLDAPKTKTISSLVGKLGLSGQSCLIAIEQHDPVVWKSCRNIDRLSLSPCDDLNALSVLSRKRFVITKAALNRLLAR, from the coding sequence ATGCACACATTGCCAGTGTACTCTCAGGCAGGCGAGCCGACCGGGGAAAACTTCTCTCTGGATCTCGCCAAGATTGCTGAGGGCGTTAATAAAGTACTGCTGCACGAAGCTGTCGTGATGTACCAGGCTAACCTGCGTGTCGGGACGGCCAAGACGAAGTCACGCGCTGAGGTGAGCGGCAGCGGTAAGAAAATGTATAAGCAGAAGGGGACCGGCAACGCCCGTATGGGTAACAAGCGGACTCCGGTACGACGCGGCGGCGGACATTGCTTTGCCAAGCGGCCAAAAGACTGGGGATATCGACTTCCAGCGAAGGCGCTTCGCCTGGCGACGCGGATGGCGATTCTCTCTAAGTTCGTCGATGATCAAGTGACTCTTCTGGATGGGATTCAGCTCGACGCTCCGAAGACAAAGACAATCAGTAGTCTTGTTGGTAAGCTCGGTTTGTCCGGGCAGTCCTGTCTCATCGCGATCGAGCAGCACGACCCGGTTGTCTGGAAGTCGTGCCGGAATATCGATCGGTTGTCGCTGTCGCCCTGCGATGACTTGAACGCATTGAGTGTTTTGAGCCGTAAGCGATTTGTGATCACAAAGGCTGCTCTCAACCGTTTGCTTGCTCGGTAG
- the rpoC gene encoding DNA-directed RNA polymerase subunit beta', with product MSVGETTYDRVNEYSAIKIGLASPQDIRGWSFGEVKKPETINYRTYRPERDGLFCERIFGPEKDWECACGKYRGMKYKGMICDRCGVKVTHSRVRRKRMGHIELAAPVVHIWFFKSMPSRLGALLNVKTTALEKVVYFQDYIVLDPGDTPLRKGQLLTEEEARQARSKYGEGTFDIEMGADAVKKLLMSLNLVELSAQLRVELKKTTSQQKKKELIKRLKISEALRDSDNKPEWMVLDCVPVIPPDLRPLVLLDSGNFATSDLNDLYRRIINRNNRLKKLVDLNAPEVIVRNEKRMLQQSVDALFDNNRCKRPVLGSSNRPLKSLTDMIKGKQGRFRENLLGKRVDYSARSVIVVGPNLELHQCGLPKKIALELYQPFIIRRLKELGHADTIKSAKRMLERRDEEVWDILEEVITNHPVLLNRAPTLHRMGIQAFEPILVEGNAIRIHPLVCKGFNADFDGDQMAVHLPLSIEAQVEATTLMMSTNNIFSPSNGAPIISPSQDIVMGCYYLTLKKEDRPGHGMIFASTQEVHTAHLLGKVTLHTLIKVRLPKDKRVKGEGSDDYSLGGIVETSVGRIMFNDILPPKMAYYNQTMKNKDLANVISDCYLELGRRETIKLLDRMKEVGFRESTRSGLSFAASDLKTPDNKEKVILAAESTVLKKQKLYEKGVITAKERYEQVLDTWTHASDLIKIAMMDAFKNDTRDNGAYVNPVYLMADSGARGGQEQIRQLAGMRGLMAKPSGEIIETPIKANFREGLSVLEYFSSTHGARKGLADTALKTADSGYLTRKLADICQNMVVTTHDCGTTKGITRGVVYRGEKVEVSLADAIRGRVSRQNIVNPITDEVIVRENEMITVDISRKIEELGLEKIQVRSPMTCESDLGMCRLCYGMDLSTGSLVEEGLAVGIIAAQSIGEPGTQLTMRTFHIGGVAIKDIQESEIKSRRQGRVRLARIRSVVNADGKSVVLGRNGELLVVDSKERELERYTVPTGAVLQVGENDTVEIGQVLCTWDQHSIPILCEVGGRVRFEDLVEGQSIRSEKDPSGNIRKTVIEHKGELHPQIVLEDSTGKILDFYYLPERASIEVVEGQQISAGTVLAKNPRETSGTQDITGGLPRVTELFEARKPKEPAIIAEIDGEIELVAEKKRGKRIIIVRGADGTEKEHVIPHGKQLLVHAKDQVRAGDALVRGPLVPHDILRVSGEEAVQQYLLHEIQTVYRSQRVVIDDKHIEIVLSQMLRKLKVEDVGDTTMLPGVLVDRFEFRKINQKLQSSARITDPGDSEFQEGDVVPLETIEQVNREIEASGGPLVKFTKPRPANASTQLLGITKAAVQSDSFISAASFQETTKVLTEAAIAGKIDNLVGLKENVILGHLIPAGTGFQLHQQSEVKIKPEALAEIYAERDRIMAQRANLLNEPDLSNSAADVK from the coding sequence GTGAGCGTCGGTGAAACAACATACGATCGAGTGAACGAATACTCGGCAATTAAAATTGGCTTGGCGAGTCCTCAAGACATTCGCGGTTGGTCGTTCGGTGAAGTGAAGAAGCCAGAAACGATCAACTACCGCACGTACCGTCCGGAACGGGACGGTCTGTTCTGCGAACGGATCTTTGGACCTGAAAAGGACTGGGAATGTGCCTGCGGTAAATACCGTGGGATGAAATACAAGGGCATGATCTGTGACCGCTGTGGCGTGAAAGTGACGCACAGCCGGGTTCGCCGTAAGCGAATGGGCCATATTGAACTCGCCGCCCCTGTCGTTCATATCTGGTTCTTCAAATCAATGCCCAGCCGACTGGGGGCGTTGCTGAACGTCAAAACGACTGCTCTCGAGAAAGTCGTCTATTTCCAGGACTACATCGTTCTGGACCCGGGTGACACTCCCCTGCGCAAGGGGCAGTTGCTGACGGAAGAGGAAGCACGGCAGGCTCGGTCGAAGTACGGCGAAGGTACGTTCGATATCGAGATGGGGGCCGATGCAGTCAAGAAACTGCTGATGAGCCTCAATCTGGTTGAGTTGTCCGCGCAGTTGCGTGTCGAACTCAAGAAAACCACCAGTCAGCAGAAGAAGAAGGAGCTGATCAAGCGGCTGAAGATCTCTGAAGCCCTGCGCGACAGTGACAACAAGCCCGAGTGGATGGTGCTGGATTGCGTTCCTGTCATTCCACCCGATCTTCGTCCGCTGGTTCTGCTGGATTCCGGTAATTTTGCAACCAGCGATTTGAACGATCTTTATCGTCGAATCATCAATCGTAACAACCGTCTGAAGAAGCTGGTCGATCTCAACGCGCCCGAAGTGATCGTGCGCAACGAGAAGCGAATGCTTCAGCAGTCGGTCGATGCGTTGTTCGACAACAATCGTTGTAAGCGACCAGTCCTGGGTTCATCGAACCGTCCGCTGAAATCGCTGACGGACATGATCAAAGGTAAGCAGGGTCGATTCCGTGAAAACCTGCTCGGTAAACGCGTCGACTATTCGGCACGAAGCGTGATCGTCGTGGGGCCGAATCTCGAGCTGCATCAGTGTGGTCTGCCAAAGAAGATCGCGCTGGAACTGTATCAGCCTTTCATCATTCGGCGACTGAAAGAACTGGGTCATGCAGATACGATCAAGAGTGCAAAGCGCATGCTTGAACGTCGCGACGAAGAGGTTTGGGATATTCTCGAAGAGGTCATCACCAACCATCCAGTGCTGCTGAACCGGGCCCCCACCCTGCACCGTATGGGTATCCAGGCGTTCGAGCCGATCCTGGTGGAAGGTAACGCCATTCGGATTCATCCGCTGGTCTGTAAGGGATTCAACGCGGACTTCGACGGCGATCAGATGGCAGTCCACCTGCCACTCTCGATCGAAGCTCAGGTCGAAGCCACGACGCTGATGATGTCGACGAACAACATCTTCAGTCCTTCCAACGGTGCGCCGATCATCAGCCCCTCGCAAGATATCGTGATGGGTTGCTACTACTTGACTTTGAAGAAGGAAGACCGTCCTGGTCACGGGATGATCTTCGCTTCGACCCAGGAAGTGCATACCGCTCACCTGCTGGGTAAGGTCACGCTGCACACGTTGATCAAGGTTCGTTTGCCGAAGGATAAACGCGTCAAGGGCGAAGGGTCGGACGATTATTCACTCGGCGGGATCGTCGAGACGAGCGTCGGTCGGATCATGTTCAACGACATCCTCCCGCCGAAGATGGCGTACTACAACCAGACCATGAAGAACAAGGATCTGGCGAACGTTATCTCTGACTGCTACCTCGAGCTGGGACGTCGCGAGACGATCAAGCTGCTGGACCGGATGAAGGAAGTCGGGTTCCGTGAATCGACTCGCAGCGGTCTTTCATTCGCCGCCAGCGATTTGAAGACGCCGGACAACAAGGAAAAGGTGATTCTGGCTGCCGAATCGACCGTTCTCAAGAAGCAGAAGCTGTATGAGAAGGGTGTGATTACCGCGAAAGAGCGTTACGAGCAGGTTTTGGATACCTGGACGCACGCCAGCGATCTGATCAAGATCGCGATGATGGATGCGTTCAAGAACGACACCCGCGATAACGGCGCTTACGTCAACCCGGTTTACCTGATGGCGGACTCGGGTGCTCGAGGGGGTCAGGAACAGATTCGTCAGCTCGCTGGTATGCGAGGTTTGATGGCCAAGCCAAGCGGCGAGATCATCGAAACCCCGATTAAGGCGAACTTCCGTGAAGGTCTTTCAGTACTTGAGTACTTCAGCTCTACGCACGGTGCCCGTAAGGGATTGGCCGATACCGCGCTCAAGACGGCAGACAGCGGTTACCTCACCCGTAAGCTGGCAGATATCTGTCAGAACATGGTTGTGACGACTCATGATTGTGGTACGACCAAGGGGATCACCCGTGGGGTCGTCTATCGCGGTGAAAAGGTGGAAGTCAGTCTGGCCGACGCCATCCGCGGTCGGGTCAGCCGACAGAACATCGTCAATCCGATTACTGACGAAGTGATTGTTCGTGAAAACGAAATGATCACCGTCGACATCTCGCGAAAGATCGAAGAACTCGGTCTTGAGAAGATTCAGGTCCGCAGCCCGATGACCTGTGAATCGGATCTGGGGATGTGCCGTCTGTGTTACGGGATGGACTTGTCCACCGGCTCGCTGGTCGAAGAAGGCTTGGCTGTCGGTATCATCGCGGCTCAAAGTATCGGTGAGCCCGGTACTCAGCTGACGATGCGTACCTTCCACATCGGTGGGGTGGCAATCAAGGACATCCAGGAAAGCGAAATCAAGTCCCGTCGTCAGGGGCGTGTCCGCCTCGCTCGTATCCGCAGCGTGGTGAACGCTGATGGCAAGAGCGTGGTGCTGGGACGTAACGGCGAGCTGCTTGTTGTTGACTCCAAAGAGCGCGAGCTGGAGCGTTACACCGTTCCCACCGGTGCTGTGCTGCAGGTCGGTGAGAACGACACGGTCGAAATCGGGCAGGTGCTGTGTACCTGGGATCAACACTCCATTCCGATCCTCTGCGAAGTCGGCGGACGGGTTCGCTTCGAAGACCTCGTCGAAGGTCAATCCATTCGGTCTGAAAAGGATCCGAGCGGTAACATTCGTAAGACGGTCATCGAGCACAAAGGCGAACTGCATCCGCAGATCGTGCTGGAAGATTCGACCGGCAAGATCCTCGACTTCTACTACCTGCCCGAACGTGCAAGTATCGAAGTTGTCGAAGGTCAGCAGATCTCCGCTGGTACAGTTCTGGCAAAGAACCCCCGTGAAACGTCGGGTACTCAGGACATCACCGGTGGTCTTCCGCGAGTCACCGAACTGTTCGAAGCTCGAAAGCCGAAAGAGCCCGCGATCATCGCCGAGATCGACGGTGAAATTGAGCTCGTTGCCGAGAAGAAGCGTGGCAAGCGAATCATCATCGTTCGCGGAGCGGATGGAACCGAAAAGGAACACGTCATTCCTCACGGCAAGCAGTTGCTCGTGCATGCGAAAGACCAGGTCCGTGCGGGTGACGCACTCGTCCGGGGTCCACTCGTGCCGCACGATATTCTGCGAGTCAGTGGTGAAGAGGCTGTCCAGCAGTACCTGCTTCACGAAATTCAAACGGTGTATCGTTCACAACGCGTGGTAATCGACGACAAGCACATTGAAATCGTCTTGTCGCAGATGCTCCGCAAGTTGAAAGTGGAAGACGTTGGCGACACAACCATGTTGCCAGGCGTGCTGGTGGATCGATTCGAATTCCGAAAGATCAACCAGAAGCTGCAGTCCAGCGCACGGATCACCGACCCTGGCGATTCGGAATTCCAGGAAGGGGACGTCGTTCCCTTGGAGACCATCGAGCAGGTCAACCGGGAAATCGAAGCGTCGGGTGGGCCGCTGGTGAAATTCACCAAGCCGCGTCCTGCAAACGCCAGTACTCAGTTGCTGGGGATTACCAAGGCGGCCGTCCAGAGCGACAGCTTTATTTCTGCTGCCAGTTTCCAGGAGACGACTAAGGTATTGACCGAAGCGGCGATCGCCGGAAAGATCGATAACCTGGTTGGCTTGAAGGAGAACGTCATCCTCGGGCACCTGATTCCGGCCGGTACCGGTTTCCAGTTGCATCAGCAATCGGAAGTCAAAATCAAGCCGGAAGCGTTGGCGGAAATTTACGCCGAGCGAGACAGAATCATGGCCCAGCGAGCGAATCTGCTCAACGAGCCTGACTTGTCAAACAGTGCTGCTGATGTGAAGTAA
- the rplC gene encoding 50S ribosomal protein L3, protein MAVGLLGCKVGMTQIYDAAGAEIPVTVVKAGPCALLQVKTVEADGYEAVQLGFAPKPRRLCSQSEVGHVAKVSDALIGAKVLGEGDGSFRFVREFKVAAGEPKPAVGDVLTVSQFEQGAFVDITGVSKGRGFAGVMKRHNFGGVCASHGVKKVHRSGGSTGQSTDPGKVFKGTKMPGRMGGKRSTVRRQKLVAVDAERNLLLVRGAVPGFSGGYVTIRPTNCY, encoded by the coding sequence ATGGCTGTTGGCTTGCTCGGTTGCAAGGTTGGGATGACGCAGATCTACGACGCTGCAGGGGCGGAAATCCCTGTGACTGTCGTCAAGGCCGGTCCTTGCGCTCTGTTGCAGGTGAAGACGGTTGAGGCCGATGGTTATGAGGCTGTTCAGCTCGGCTTTGCTCCAAAGCCTCGTCGATTGTGTTCACAATCTGAAGTTGGTCACGTTGCTAAGGTAAGTGACGCACTGATTGGTGCAAAGGTTCTGGGCGAAGGTGACGGATCGTTCCGTTTTGTGCGAGAATTCAAGGTTGCGGCAGGTGAGCCGAAGCCCGCTGTTGGTGATGTGTTGACTGTCAGCCAGTTTGAGCAGGGCGCTTTTGTTGACATCACGGGTGTGTCAAAGGGGCGCGGGTTCGCTGGTGTGATGAAGCGTCACAATTTCGGTGGTGTCTGTGCGAGTCACGGTGTGAAGAAGGTTCATCGCTCCGGCGGTTCGACCGGTCAGAGCACAGACCCTGGTAAGGTCTTCAAGGGGACCAAGATGCCAGGGCGAATGGGCGGAAAACGTTCCACTGTTCGTCGTCAGAAGCTGGTTGCAGTTGATGCTGAGCGAAATCTGCTGCTGGTTCGTGGTGCGGTGCCTGGGTTCTCCGGCGGCTATGTCACCATTCGTCCTACAAATTGCTATTGA
- the rplW gene encoding 50S ribosomal protein L23, giving the protein MYNVIIRAHVTEKATHLVERRNMYTFLVNKDSTKTDIRQAVEELWNVRVVSVKTVSRVGKPRRHKMRETTGPDTKKAIVVLHSEDRIAFF; this is encoded by the coding sequence GTGTATAACGTCATTATAAGGGCGCACGTTACCGAAAAGGCGACGCACCTGGTTGAGCGGAGGAACATGTATACGTTCCTGGTCAACAAAGATTCGACCAAAACAGACATTCGACAAGCGGTTGAAGAACTGTGGAACGTCCGGGTCGTGAGTGTGAAGACTGTGAGTCGGGTCGGTAAGCCTCGCCGTCACAAGATGCGCGAGACGACCGGACCTGATACGAAGAAGGCAATTGTTGTTCTGCACTCAGAAGATCGAATCGCGTTCTTTTGA
- the rpsJ gene encoding 30S ribosomal protein S10, which translates to MEAYDHSVLDQSAAEIVDTAKRTGAVVHGPVPLPTRIERYTVLRSPHIDKKSREQFEIRTHKRLIDIIQPTGKTVDALNKLSLPAGVDVKIKASAG; encoded by the coding sequence ATGGAGGCTTACGATCATTCTGTGCTGGATCAGTCGGCTGCAGAAATCGTGGATACGGCCAAGCGTACGGGTGCCGTTGTGCATGGTCCCGTGCCGTTGCCGACACGAATTGAGCGTTACACGGTGTTGAGAAGCCCGCACATTGACAAGAAGTCTCGTGAGCAGTTCGAGATTCGGACTCATAAGCGGTTGATCGACATTATCCAGCCGACCGGCAAGACTGTGGATGCGCTGAACAAGCTGTCGCTGCCAGCAGGGGTGGATGTCAAGATTAAGGCATCTGCTGGTTGA